The Rosa rugosa chromosome 1, drRosRugo1.1, whole genome shotgun sequence genomic sequence TACAAACCAGACATAGCAGCTCAAACCCAACATGAATCGAAATCGTTAATAACTTAATACAATAATTGGTATCTGGATTTTGGCCATAGAAGTTGATACCTAATTTTTATTACCTAAATAATTGAAGAACACATCAATTTAGCACACATCCAAACTTCCAAAATAAGGAATATGCTTCCCAGGTAATACGTTTCATCCAACTGAATtcaaattgcaaagtttgtcctcaTAGAAGTAGGAGGAGTAAGACACAAGCTTTACTCCTTTGTTATCTGGGGTTCCAATATTTCACCTAGCTTATTAGAGTTTCTCCTCTCTTATAGATTGGCAAGAAGCCATTTTCAAACACAGTCTGTAAATTGAAAAATCTCTAGGTACAAAAAAAGATTTGGAGTATAGTTTGAACATGACTTACCCAAGGACCTAGACAAATGCAAACACGCATAATCAATTGTATGAAACTCTTAATATAATATATTTTAAATAAACTCAATGACCGAAAAATCGATAATTTCGCTGGCAaaattttcgtttttttttacTCTGATATTTTGGTTGCCTACCAACAATATTTCGTGCAATATTTTTGAAAATGTGCGATATTTTCGAACAGATCCCTTCGGATATCAAGTCAAAAAACACCCCAGGCAACTCGACTGGGGTTGATCTAAGTACttgtacaatttttttttatattagtACTTTTTTGATGGAATAGATTATTAATTTCTTTAGACAATTAATTTAAACCTCTAACTTCTATATAATTTCTAGCAACTATAGATTTTTAGTTTTTCGACTCTAACATTCCTAAATACTTTTGCCACGTTGTAGTAatattaattcatttttatttattgattgAATAGTTCTACAACTTTATAAAATTTCTAATTAGAATTATTTATTCTAAAAGTACCAAATATTATACGGGCGACATCAAACATTTACTCTAAATTACTATAATTCACTATGAAATGAAGCTTGTACAccgtatgttttttttttccaatataatagatagtttttttttttaagaaatagGAGTAATATTATTAGATACGATGAGAATCGTACATGAGGGCATCCGAGATGAACTCTGGAGCATTAACAAACCAATCAACATTGATATTAGATTCATAGCTACAGCTAGCTAGTCTATGACTCTATGTGCTACAACATTAGCTTGATGGGGGACAAAACAGAGCTCAACTTCCGTACTTGCAGCTAATAGAGACTGGAGGTCTGTGATCAAGGCACTCAAAGGGGAGAGGTCCCCAACTGTTGAGTAATAGCCTGCACCGCAAGTAAGGAGTCACCTCTACTATAGCTCGTGTGATCTGCATAGCCTGAAGCAGCTCTAATCCATTCTTCAAAGAAAGTAACTCAATGTGTAACGGGGAGCTAACAAACTCCATTCTACAAGAGAAGCCAGCAATGAACTGACCATGGGAGTCTCTAATTACACCCCCCGTACCACCATACGGGATTGAAGGCAGGAAGGAACCATCCACATTCAACTTTAAGAAACCATCAACTGGGGGAGTCCAGTGCTTCTTGGGTTGTGATCGGTCTTGAAAGGAGACGGCAGCAGACCGGTTAGCTTGCATGTACTCATCATGCCAGGCCATAGCACTGACCACTAGATTAGCACTAGTgttagtgtttggctccaattttgttgcaactggtcaacagtctcttttatgcgcgggcgtgccagcaccgttcgggtgcggtcgtcgggggtgtcccttgacctaacttctatcaagcgattgtagacgaggagagcaccaacctcgtcgtgggattctttatgcctcgtggcgaggacttttgctgagcttcttgaaaatcacaatcgatactcgatgttgtagatcgagcagagcgagaaccactgggaagtagagagaacttgctaaagcgtgactttagcttggctgggttgctagggcgttacccttacttggctggttctgtaaccgttgtggtcgcggcactaccgtcggctcccgaggagactaggaccgaagcacgttgacagagggtttggtggcactgaaagtcggcttctgagaagactaggactaggagtgtgatcaccgataagagaaagagaaggataggagttgctcttagagaggttgctctagagagaacttagatcatcttagagatgttgttgaattgtgttgttccTCTTTCtacgagggcgttacccttgcttggctggttctgtaaccgttgtggtcgtggtactacaatcggctcccgaggagagtaggaccgaagtacgttgacagagggtttggtggcactgatagtcggctcttgaggagactaggacttaaagtgtgatcacctataagagaaagagaaggaaaggaattgctcttagagaggttgctctagagagaacttagatcatcttagagatgttttgatttgtgttgttgtttttttgatacttgttgtagcctctatatataggctaccaagcaacactatttggccttaaacaactcataatgggttaggttttagcacttaaacattaatggaatgttaggtttaagcacttaaaacactaatggaatgttaggtttaatcacttaaaacactaatggaatgttaggtttaagcacttaaacactaatggaatgttaggtttaagcacttactactccaattttgctgcagctatatctccaccaagaactcaaaatgggccttcgacctcttcacatcaaatgatccacaatgagtgtagatcattgtggcaaattttcagagttttcttccatgtggttgggtcggaaacgctgctggacctcttacaggtccagttttccagttttgcttctgcagaaaattggactgattgtttgaaggccttacactcaaaactagctccggcactcttcataagaaatgatccttgggctgtctagaatggatctacagtgtttcagctcatttagagttcatttggtcagtctgccacccctctttccttgtttagctcggtttctcctagccgaagtaggaaaatgtgctaaagttgacttttcatttccatgcttccatcattttcttttcttgcacctcgcataatcttccatagtaggctttatttagcctctaaataatatatttcaaacttgtcgacaatatagagcttgagccactgactttggctcaatttctccatgacacgccttgtcaggccaaaatgctcattttgggtccaaacagttagttttctctctccataattttttatttctgtGCTTCCATATACTCCAAAGAAGAACCAAAACTTGACCAAAGAGTGTAGGTTCTAAAGAAGTAGCCCGAGCCAGGATCCAATCCTTCCAACTTAGAGTAGTCATAGGAATAGAGAAAGGAGGTGCTCCAAAGATCTCTCTGGCAAAACTACATTCACAGAACAGATGTTTGAGGGTTTCCACATCTCTAGAACAAACCACACACTGCAGTGGGCCTGAATAACCTTTGGAGGTTAAAGCAGCTCTGGTTGGTAAGAGGTTGTGCACAGCTCTCCATCCAAATATCGCCACTTTACTAGGGACTTGAGCTTTCCATAGAGCTTTCCAAAGAGGACTATATGGGTCTCCCATCGAGGTAGAAGCGTAGATATGGCCAATGGAAAAATCACAAGCAACCCTATAAGCTGTCTTGACAGAAAAATGCCCTCTTTTCTCAAGCTTCCAAGACGGCCGATCATTACCAAATCGAAGACTCAATGGAATAGAAAGGACTTGCTCTGCCACCTAAGGCTCAAAACAAGCATGAACAGCTACATGGTCCCAAGACAAAGAAGCACGATTAATCAAATCAGAAACCAGATCAAACACAGAGTCAACCGGTCGAGATAAAGAATGATGGGAGACATTTGGGGTCCACTCATCCTCCCAAATGTTAATACGCTGACCATCACCAACTCTCCAAGCCAAACCTCCTTGTAAAACCGGACGAGCCTCCATTAAGCTCCTCCACGAATATGAAGGCCGCTCACCCATATCTGCATTGAGGAAGGATGATAAACTGCTTTAAAACCTTTGGCCACTAGTGACTCAAGTTTAGTAAGAAATCTCCAACCCTGTTTCGACAACATGGCCAGGTTGTGAGCATGTAGGTGCTTGAAACCCATACCCCTCCTGATTTTTGGGAAGGCACATTCTTTCCCAAGACCTCCATTGTATTCTCTTTCTCTCATCAGTACTACCCCAAAAGAATTGACAGCACAACTATTGTAGCTCATCACACAAAGACTTTAATTAGCAAGGCATAACAGTTCATGACATAGTTAGGTAAAGTTTGAGCAACCGCCTTTATTAATAATTCCTTCCCGCCAGAACTCAAAATCTTGGAGCGTCAACTAATGAGTCTCTTGGACAGTTTCTCTTTCAGGTATGCAAAAATGGCTTTCTTGTTATGTCCAACATGAATAGGCAAGCCAAGGTACAAACCATGTTCTTTAACACATTGCACCCCAAGGATAGCTGCAAGACTATTCCTGTTCTGTAAGCTGACATTACCACTAAAGACCACACTAGATTTCTGCAAATTAATATGTTGTCCTGAGGCTCGGGCATACACTGAAAGTATCTGTTTAAAGGCTTGACATTCACGAACAGAGGCTTCCCCAAAGAGAaaactatcatctgcaaagagTAGATGATGAATAGTGGGGGCAGTAGGAGCCATAGTTAAGCCTTTAATAGTTCCGTTCTGAAAAGAGGATGAGATCAAGGCTGAAAGTCCTTCTACgcacaaaataaacaaatatgGAGATAAGGGGTCGCCCTGTTGAATACCCCTGGTAGGCAAGATAAAACAAGTGGGAGAACCATTTATCAAAATGGAATAACTGGCAGATTTCACTGTGGCTAACACAATGGTAACCTAGCTTCTACAAAAACCCAACCTGAGAAGGATAGCGTCAAGATATTGCCATTCCAAGCAGTCATACGCTTTTGAGATATCCAgttttagagaaaaaaaatccctCAGCCTGCTGGCGAAGCTTCTTCATAAAGTGAGCAATCTCCGTAGCAACCAAAGTATTATCCGAAATTAATCTTCCTGGAACAAAAGCACTCTGTAGCGGGGAAATAATGTGAGGCAAAATCGGCTTGAGTCTATTAGCCAGAGCCTTGGAAGCTATCTTGTACACCACGTTACATAGAGCAATTGGTCTCAAATCAGAAGGGAGCTTTGGTTCCTTGATCTTCGAAATAAGAGCGAGATGTGTAAAGTTCGATTCCTGGGAGATGTTACCTGTAGGCAACACTTCTCTGACCGCACAGCAAACATCATATCCCACCACTTTCCAAAATTTCTGGAAAAAACATGGGGACATCCCATCAGGACCTGGGGATGTTGAGGGATGCATATGAAATAACGCCCTCTTGATCTCATCATTAGAGTACGGAGCTATAAGACTAGAGTTCATCACTTCGGTTACCTTGGGTTGTAAGCAATCCAACACTACACTACGAGCATCCGGATCAGAGGTATCCGCACTGAATATAGATTCATAATATATAGATAGTTGATCAAATAAGCAGTTCACAAAGTTTCGCTTAAAATTTCAATGATTTTCTCTGAAtttccttcatttctttcaaaaaTTTATCGATATCGAAATTTTCTTAATATTTCCatcgaaatttccattttccgAACCATCAATATTTCGTCAATactcgatattttggtcattgGATAAACTATATTGAACGAACAGTCACCcataaataaaaattcaacATTAGGCTGAAAAAACACTGAACTTTGAAACATTACTTCCCGTATGTAACAAGTAGATCATATGCAATAATATCTCAAATGTTGCAAAATAGCACAGTACACTGATCAGCACAAAAACAAAGCATCTTATCATCAACTAGCCAAAAATTACAGCCATATATACATAGTGATGAGTATTTGATTGCTAATCTCGCAATCAAAAATAATAAGAATGTATTATGCAAGGCCTGAATAATCAAAATATGATTGAACATACAATTGTAAACAATGTTAGTCAGCATCTTCTAAATCATATAGAATGATTACCTCAGCAAAATTTCATGATAGCACCAGTACTTTATACTACAACACTATAGTTACTCTGGTTTGCAATATCCTGAGGAATCTCAAGAGAAGACTCTGGAACCTCTGTTTCCAATTTAGCCGTTTGTCGATCACTTTCAGTGGTAAGTTCAGGAAGCTCGGAGTCATCAACCTTTTCAGATGCTGCAGAAAGACGAGAGTCGGTAGCCTCCTGTGTTGCATCACAAGCATGTGAATCGTCAACCTCCTGCTCTGCATTGCAAATCTGTGAGTTGATAACCTCCTCCGGTGCATCGCAGAGCTGTGAGTCAATGACCGTCGTTGCATTACAAATCTGAGAATCAACCTTGGTACTAATTCGGAAGTCCTTGACCTCGTTCATTGCATTACAAATTTGTGAGTCGTTTATCTTTTCAGTTGCTTCAAAAAGGTGGGTTTCATCAACCTTC encodes the following:
- the LOC133731439 gene encoding uncharacterized protein LOC133731439; translated protein: MAWHDEYMQANRSAAVSFQDRSQPKKHWTPPVDGFLKLNVDGSFLPSIPYGGTGGVIRDSHGQFIAGFSCRMEFVSSPLHIELLSLKNGLELLQAMQITRAIVEVTPYLRCRLLLNSWGPLPFECLDHRPPVSISCKYGS